The Mycolicibacterium fluoranthenivorans genomic interval TCGGCGCTCCTTGTGCAAGAGGGGTTTTCGATGGGTGTGAAGGCGTTGTCCGGGATCTTCGCTCGGCGGAAGGCTATCGAGCTGCGGTGTCCTGGGTGGCCTCTTCGGTCCACCACATGGCGATGGCGTCGCTGAACTCCGGCGGCGCATCTGATTGCGGGAAATGGCCGACCCCGTGAAGCACTGTCGTGGTGTGGTGGGGGAACGTCGCTTCCAATCGCGTGCGGTACTTGTCGGTGAAGATGGGATCCGCGTCTGCCCATACGATGAGTGTGGGCAATTTCTGCAGCGGGTCGAGGCGCTCGGCGAGATCGGTGAAGAACCTACGTGCGCCGACGAGTTCGCCGGGGAGTACCGCGCAAGCGTGGCGGAGCTGCGGCGTGGGCATCGCGTGGCGGTAGTGCGCCATCTCGTCTGCGGATAGCTTTCGGCGTTTATGCGCGGCGGGGATGAAGTGGTTGACCAGCAGGTTGAACTGTTTGATGAGTGCGCGCCCGATCGATCCGCCCATACCGCGGGAAAACAGTTCACTACTGAGGTCGCCGTTCAATGGCCATGCCCAGGTGTTGGTCAGGACGAGGCGATCGAACAGGTTCGGACGCTGCAAGCCTGCGTAGAGGCCGAGCGGACCGCCCCAGTTATGGCCGACCAGGGTTACGTGAGCGAGGTCCAGGCGGTCGATGAATGACACGAGCAGTTCAGCGTGGTC includes:
- a CDS encoding alpha/beta fold hydrolase — translated: MATEQPAGERPTWVDDQLFPFQSRFVEVDGNVVHYVDEGAGPTLLLLHGNPVWSFVYRDVIAILKDRFRCIAVDFPGFGLSTAAPGYRYTARDHAELLVSFIDRLDLAHVTLVGHNWGGPLGLYAGLQRPNLFDRLVLTNTWAWPLNGDLSSELFSRGMGGSIGRALIKQFNLLVNHFIPAAHKRRKLSADEMAHYRHAMPTPQLRHACAVLPGELVGARRFFTDLAERLDPLQKLPTLIVWADADPIFTDKYRTRLEATFPHHTTTVLHGVGHFPQSDAPPEFSDAIAMWWTEEATQDTAAR